Genomic segment of Andrena cerasifolii isolate SP2316 chromosome 7, iyAndCera1_principal, whole genome shotgun sequence:
CCTGAATGCGCATCAACCAAATACGATCCTTGAATCGTGGAAAAGATCGAGAAGCTCGAAGAGAATACCACGCGCTAGGAACTCGTCCTCGTGAGACTTACTTCGTATTCCTGGCACCAGCTCTCTTCTTGACCGTTCACCGCGAAGTCCTGGAGAAGGTGGAAAGCTCCTTTCGAGTGAGGATTCTGGTCGAAGGCCTTATCCAAGCTTCGTCCCTTGAAGCAACCGAACATCTTCCTTCCTCCTGGATGGTAAGCGAGGAACTCGCGTATATCATAGGACCGGCCCCGGTAACTCACCACGAACTCATCCTGCGTTCTTTCTGTCGACTTGTCGTCGGCATTAGGCAGAACGCCGCATTCGCAAACGAGTCCCGTATCTTTCGCCATTGATAAACAATCTAGGAGCGCGTGGATTTCAGGAAGGGTGGCCGCCGCGGCAACGGCAACGGTAACGTCGACGTCGACGTCGCCGTCGTTTATACTGCTATGCCATCCGCCAACTTTTTATTGTCCCCTCCCAAACCATCTCTGCTCGTCTCTATCTGTCTCTGTGTTGTCGCGGTATTAGAAATCATTACTAATTATCATCGAGTCAATACAACATGGTGACCGTCGTCGGTGTTATCGCCGAACTTTACCGCGCGTATGTTTTTTCGCTTTACACAGCTCTGTGTAGTTGTCCATGAATTTCCTAGTGTTGCTGTAGAGGTCAGATGTATTGGCCGGTCGGGACGAGCGAGGGGTAATCTCCACTACGCCGCCTGCCTCCCTCGGCGCGCCTTTTTTTAACGtactctctctgtctctctcgagGGCCACGTTGGAGgaggagccgagcagcgttctccGTTACCTCACCGTACTTCTGAAGTGTCACGCAATTCGAAGCAAGGTTCGCTGGAGAGGGCCCCGATTTCCCCTCTGTCGCTGTTCGCGAAACCGCTCAGACCGGCCTGTATCTATGACCTCCGGCATAGGTAGTCAAAATTGTGGGGATGACCCCTTCCTCCACCGTAGCCAAAGATATCGGCCCCACCCTCGCGGATCAGCGATATCGGAAGGTGTCGAGCGGTGGGAGAAAATACGGAATAGCTGACTCGTGCTCGGCAATAAATAAGCTTTTATTTAAACGTTTCTGGATACTCGTGTATACATACAATACATATACCCTATGTACGATCTATACTTTAACGTCTACGGAACGCAGCGGCGGCCATGCTCCGATTTGTCTTTGTGAAAGGAAAAGGAATAGATCGAAGGGTAACGGTGGTCACGCTTTTTCCGAGCAGTCCGGGCTGCCGAAGAGGAAAATAGAATACAGCGTCTGTTGACCAATAGCGCGTCGGACGTTGTACTCTTTAAAAGATACTGACTTTGTTGAGCGGAGGAATGGCCGCCCCTGCGCTCGCGGCATGTTTGTTCTCGCCGATAACTTGGCCGAAATACATCCACCTCGGGGTACAGAGAGAAAACGAGGAAACCACGCGCGCAGGACACGCGTGCACCACTCtatccatcgatctccctggtTTCCGGCTCGAGGAACGACCGACGCCCGGTCTCGTAGAACTCTCGAAGGCGAAGACTCGAATCGCCGCTTCGTTTCTCCTATCTTTTGGAGGGGGGCCTTTTTAAGTACCGTCCTAAGggagaagaaaaggaaagaaactgTTCGACCCCGAAAAAAGGACGACTCGACGAAGTCCACGTTTCGACGGAAGTTCGCGGTCTACTTTAAGTAAGTAATCGGGTTCTAGCAAGTTGGAAGTAGTAGTACGAATACTTTAGTTGTTACAGAGATACCGTCTATTTATACGCTATGTCCTACTCGTACGGCGCTATAGGCGAGTGGGCGCACCTCTAGGTGTCGTAGGTGGAGGGAATACAGCGAGGCGATAAAAGCATTGGAGGTTCGTGGAGTTTTAGACCGTAGGCGCACTGGAGTAAGTAGGTGGGTATCGAGAGGCTAGTTGAACAGTTCGGATAATACAGGAGGAATCTTTTTTTCTAACAGAACAGCCTGCACCCTGAAGACTCCAGTAGCTATGAGTAGCAAGTTACTACTTGGCCCGGGAGAGATTCGCGTATCGCGTTCCGTGTGATTCTCTTAACACTGTGATCCCGCTGTATTCCTTGCGACTGCGATGGCTTTCGAGGATTGCAAACACTCCTGACTTTTCTCTCATCCCTGAGGTATGAGTACGATGGAAGCAGTAGGAACGTGGCCACCGTCTACTATATAGTCGATCCTCCGATCTTTCCGCGTGGCTATCACTGCACGTTTCGATCGAAACGCACCGTGTTATCCGAACGCAAATACAGACGGCACGCTATCTAAATGGCGAACAAGGGTGTTTGATATCGGCGCGATTCGCGTCTCGCACAGGGGGAAGTCTAATTTTATTAGCGACGCCGCGGAGGGCTCGCGTGTAATCCCTTCTTTCCGTTCGATCGTCGCCCGATGACGTTCAGGCCGTTAAGAAGCGATTTGCGCCTCGATGCAAACGAATCGACGAAGCGAGCGGAGGCGCGACGGAACGATCTCGAGTCGATTTATCCCCGTCCTCTTGCGAACGAGCACCGTAACGCCGAgtgcttcttttcttttctcgcgtgtctccccccccccctctctctctctcttttcccttctatttcttttatttgctTCGTACGCCAATGTTCCGCGCCACAGGCTCGACGGATGGTAAATATTGCTTTCGAAAGCCCTCCGTTGGTTCGGAATCGTTTTACGCGTCTGGGGTAACGTCGGCGCTGCCCCCTTTCCCCGCTGTTTCGTAGAAACGATGCAATAGGAGACTGAGAGGCCTGGTTGTCCGGCTTAGAAGTCTATTACCTCCATCTTGAAGGATTTACCCTGAAGTTTGTTCGGGACGATCTTCGTGATCGGCGGCGCGCTGTTGTTGTCGTCGTCGCTGTTGatgtcctcgtcctcctcggggAAATCTTCCAGACGATCGTGGTACTCGTCCATCTGAAAGATCGGCACCCCCCTGAATTAATCCGTGGCCTACCGCGTACATTATCGCGAACGAACAAACGCAGCTACGTTCTAGGCGAGAGAATCGTTCGAAACGCGGGCCAAAATACGGGTGCAGGTGAGAGCTTGGAAGCTTGAGCGTGAAGGCTTTCCCGTCATGGGTCAACTACTAACCAGCGGCTCCCTTTAATTTTCAGAGCATCGCGGTTCGCTAGGCGCGCAAGCCGAAGGAACCGACGCGCGATTCTATTGTAGAAAGCAAAGAGGCATTCCGTAAACGTAGTATACTACGGACTCACGTGTAAGGTAGCTATGGGAGAAGCGATTAATCGACGTTACCGCAACACAGAACGGACGCTTCCCTACAACTGGCAGGTACGTCCAACGTGAATATTTGAGCTGGTTCCGCGGCTTAATCGACGCACCTAGAGCGCCTCTAACTCCTCTCCAACCCGCTTTGTACCCCTGTTAATCGCGACTGATCTCTCGGCGCGCCGATTAAGCCGTCCACTGCCGTGGTTACTACGCGGCTACGTTGTCCCAGCAAGCGTATGAGCGTGCTTCGTGTACTCTTCGAATGGTTAGACACGTTGTAGAAGGTATCGCTCGCCCAAGGCTGCGGGCGTAACTTTCTGCTGCAATGTTTAAATTACTCTCGTTGAGTGCTTCCTGTTTCTCAAATAGAAAGATAACCCAGCGTGTTCCGCGGTGGGGCGACGCGCGGACCTTGGGCGACCAATATTTCTCGAGTGACGGTGACGAATCGGTGGATCATAGATTAGATCTATAGGTGTACAAGCTGGCACGATTATTCTACGTGAGATATTTGACCACAGGTGAAGATCTCCTTTCCGGATAGGACGTAGGACCCGCGGTTGATGTTGGCGAAACGAGCGGATCGCTAAGAGAGTATACTTGGAGTATACTCACATCAACGTCGCCCATCATCTCTTTGGTAGACACCGTGGTGTCGATGCGCCGTATACTGCCCTGGTGGATGTCAACGTCCAGCTTGACGCACTGGAACCGCCTGAGGAGGAAGACGATCGGTATCGGCGCGATTCCCGCGCAAATGATGACCACCGCTATGGCCAGGACCCAGCTGGGGTAATCGAGGATCACGAACTTAGCCTGAAACGAGTAACAAGATTGACGAGGACGCTTCACAGCCTGGAAGTGGACGTGGTAGCGGTCCGAGGATACCAGTACGGGGTCCCACGCGGAATACGTAGGCTTCTTGATGATCATCGACACGATGCTGGACACGAGAATGCACACCATGATAATGGGAGCGAGGAACCGCCAGGTCACCTGCCAGTACAATCCTGGCTTGTACCCAGTCATCTCCTCGATGTCCTTCGTGAACCTGCAAGTTCGACGGAAGGATTAATCGGTATCAACGCGGTCACTTGCCCCTTTAATCAGCCGTCGCGATAGAGAGCATACTTCTCGTGGCCGTAGATGAAGACGACGGAGATCATCTCCATGAGCGCGACCATCACCAGACCGATGGTGCCTGCGAAGCTGTCGAACATCTTCAGCCAGTATTCGCCAGCGCCGGTGCAGAAGATGAGGCCCACGAAGAAGCAGACGGTGCAGACCACCCCTATCGAACAGGAGGGACGATCGTTAAACGCCTTAGACCGTCGCTCTGACGCAGGAGAATCGCGTCGATCGTACCTGTTATGTATTGCTTCTTTATCCTCTTGAACAGATCTATGTCGAAGATGACGCACAGCATGCCTTCCAGTATACCGATCTGCGAGCCCAGACCGAGTGCGAGCAGCATCAGGAAGAAGATGCACGACCAGAATGGCGCGCCAGGTAGCTCCACTATCGCCTGCGTGAAGACTATGAAGGCCAACCCCGTTCCTTCGGCCGCCTAACGATCAATCACTCACACTGCACAGACCGACGGTAGTAAAAGGGGGTGAAGCGACCTCGGGTACTCACGTTGTCCAACTCCTTGCTGAGGCTGCACGTTTCGAGCGTTATGTTGTACGCGGTCTCGTTCAGACTGTTTACGACGTTCTTGTACTCGTCCATGCTGATGTTCTCGTGCTGGATGAGCCCGACCTCGAGCAGCAAGTCCTTGTTACTGGAAAAAGGAGGAACGATGGTACGTGGATCGGCGCGAGTAGGGACGCGGTACTCCGCTCTACCCGCCGCAACGGGGATTTACCTGGCGAGGCACTTGTCGACCTTCGTCGTCGCCTTGAAGCCCAGAATGGCGAATATCACGACGCTCGCGTAAACAGCGGTGAAGGCGTTACAACCGCTGACCAGTATCACGTCCCGGACGCAGTGGTTGTCCGGCGTGTTGTACGAGCCGAACGCGATCAAGGAGCCGAAGGCTAGTCCGAAACTGTAAAAGACCTGTGTCGCAGCGTCGAGCCAGACCGTCGGCTCTAACAGTTTCTCGATCTGCACGAATCGGAAGGAAGAGACGCCGGTTAAAGAATTTCGGGTGTCCCGAGTTGGACAGCTCGGGACGACGAGCAACGATCGACTCACCTTTGGCGTGTACATATGGGCCAATCCAGCGCCGGCACCTTTTAACGTTATTCCACGAATAAAAAAGATAGTAAGCACCAAATACGGGAACATGGATGTAAAATATACCACCTTTAAATCAAGCAAAGAAAATAAGTCGTTGACACAGTATCTGACTGAAGTGCGTTTACGAGAAGGGAAAAGTAAACGGGGGCGGGGGCCGGGAGGTCGGGAGGCTTGGGGAGATCCTCGGAAGGAAATTAAATACAACGTTGAATCGAGCGCATCGCGCGATCCCGGTTTACCTTCCCCGACGACTGTATCCCCTTCATCACGATGAAGAAGACCACCACCCAGCTGAGCAACAGACAAAGGACGATCCACCACTTGAGGCTCTGGCCGGTTTCTATCGACGAGGCAGCGTCCAGCGTCGTCCTGTACCAGAAATAGGCAGTCTCGGAACTTTTCGCGCACTCCGGTACCGGCGTGCCGTCCACTTCCGGGCACTTCGCCCAAGGTAAGGGCTCCTGCATCAAATCGTTCATTACCAACGCTGCAGGCACGCGATCCTCAAAAAGAATTCAGTCAAGATGCTCCGTAGAAGCGTTCGCGTCTACGATCTACGTCATGCACGCCGTGCCCTTTCGCTACCAGTCTACCGCGGCAGCCGTCGCATTGCGAATCAAGATGCAATAATCGTGGAGGTACTTACGCCAAATTTAATCGTGACGGCCTAAACCGCGCGCAGCGTGAAACACAAATTGAAACGATTAATCGAACGGCCGAGAGTGTCCGTTTTCATTTGTGGGGTTGGGTGGCGCGTAGGTCGATCGATCAATTAGAGAACGACAGGTGGACGCAGCCGTGTCTCAAGATCGCTCTCGGATCGGCGGTACTAACGCGGCCTACtaacgatcgatcgatcaaaGGGGGCTCACCTCCAGCGAGTTGAACAGGTAGAAGAAGCACCAGGTGATGATGACGTTGTAGTAGAGGGCGACGAAGAAGGTGACGATGCAGGACGCTATGCCTATACCGCCTAGCCAAGGGTGTATCGTGTTCCATACTCCAAGGGCGCCCTGCCGCATACGTTGACCGAGACCCAGCTCGATCAGAAACAGGGGTACACCCTCGAGGATTAGCATGACGAAAAACGGGATGAGAAAGGCACCTGAAAACCGTCCCCCGTGTATGACATGCGTGtgcttttttttatctcttccCTCGTCCTTATTCTTCGTTACTCATTCACGTAAAATAATATTGTCGGCGCGCACCCGCCCCCTTCTCCACAAGCCCGAGCGATCCTCTTGTTCCTCTGACCCCCTTATTACGGAATGAATGCGCAACCGTTCTCTTTTAATCTCTCCCATTTGGCAGGGTCCTCGTCGTGTTCCTGCTTCGCACAGAGAACCTTCTCCTCTATTCCCCTTCCcttcccccccttttttttatttcgtgctAGTCTAGTTCCGACGCAGCCAGCCGCAGCCAGAGTGTCTGGTTCGGTATTGATCGTGTGTCGCGTACCTACTACGTACGTTCGATCTTAGCTCGGTTCTTTTTACCctcccctcctctctctctctctttctctctctctctctcccgctgtCTTTGAATCGAAAGCATTTGGTAAGCAGCGTCGGGTGGCTATTGATCTTGGATGACAGGTTCGATAGGGGCGGAAAATTGCTCCGTTCAAGGGTATAACGTTGCAATCTTCCGTGGCGCGTCTTCCACCGCGAAACTGCTTACCGAGTATGGCACAATTCGGCGTACAGGGGGTTTCAGGAGGAGCGGTCGGTGCCACGGGCATGGATCTCGCGCGTCGAAGCTAGGAATGTGGATCGTATTCCTTTGTAACTGTAATCGGAAGAATAGGCTCGTATTGTGCATATTGTTACAATGCGCTTAAAATGTTCCACGAGTCGTTCTCGGAAGGGAAGCCGGTTGATAGTGTACCGTGTACCCGCAAAGgtatagcgaggtcgtaaattaaacACTAGAGCAGCGGCGGTCTTTGATGCCCCGACATCCAGGACCGTACGCGGTAATAGGTACAATTGTAGGAATATCAGTAGGAATTGAGTCTCAGGCCACATGCCCTGAGCCCTGAGTGAGGCCCGAGCCTCTTCTTATCTGTCCATATATCTGTCAATTCGCTCGTTCCGACTCCCGAAACACGTAAACAGACACGCGCTACCACTTTTGCGCATTCATGCGCATATTAAAAGTCTCACAGGCGGTACCCGAGCGCTTACAGTAAATCTATCCGTTTCATTACAAATGCAGAGTACAAAGATCCACAAACATGCGCTCTCGTATATTTTGTCTGCTGCTTCTGACCACCCATTCCGAGACACCCTGTACTTGCACCTTCAGTAACAATCCCTCAAATTTTCCTAGAGACATCTGCTGATCGAGATACCGTACGAGCCTCTTATTCGCGTCGCGCATCTACACCCACCCTCTTTCCACTCATAGAGGTTGAGTTTCCCCAATAAAACCAAAATACGTATCAAAGCCACGAAACCTCCTGAAGACCGAATGGCAGAAAGGGAGGGAGGGTGGTACGATTCACGGATGTTTCCCTTGAGCAGGAACGCGCTACGGATGTTAAAACGGTTAcgtgttctctctctctctctctctctctctctctctctctctctctctctcccctccatCCTCCCCTCGATAGAATGGTAAAAATCGATCGATGCGCGTCGGCGTCGGGCTTGAACGTCGGCCTCGACGACGTCGGTGTCGTGTGCCACGGAAATTTCCATTGAAAGCCGCGCAGAGAGGccagcccccggtggctcgatTTCGGTTCGCAAACTCGACTGCCCCTGCGGGTTCTGCTGCGCAGCAGGCCCTCCAACCGTCGCCGgcgacgactacgacgaagaCGGCGACTCCGCCGATGGAAAGTTCCGCCAGCGAGGGACCCggctggggggggggaggggggtggtgcTCCGATTTAGCGGTCGCGTAAACCCGCGTTTCGTGTCGGTGACGTAAAGCCCCGACTTCCATTCGCGATTTCGTCGCGACCCTCCACGCCTCGTCGCCGTTCTTCCGTCCACGTAACACGCCGTCTAGGTGCGCGGCAGCCGGCCCGAGCTTCCTCTCCGCGTCCTCTGCATCGGTATGTAATCGAGTTACACGGCGCATAGGTCGCGGAACGGAACACCGAGGGTTCAAGGGCGAGTTTTATAGGATTTTACGCGCCCCTCTCCCCCCAGGGTTTCCTAGTGCGGATTTCGGCTAAACGGCTGGGTCGGAAGGCGGCCGAGAGgcacgaggaggaggaggaatagCCTTCCGGAGGACGGATGACGCCGCGGGTATTTCGAAGGCGCGCGAAAGACTTCCCgaaggtatatatttttaagCGGCGCTCAGGGTGACCGAAAATAACGTATAACGCGGACGTTTTACGTAGGCAGCGGCTCGCGGCGCGGATCTAGCTATATCCGAAGCGAGTTAGTTCTCGGGAAAGATGGTTTTATTCTCGAGGGGGGAGCGTTCTGCGTTCGGAGGGAAGTTTGTCGGTGGCTTGGATCGTTTGGAAGGCTTACTCACCTCCTCCGTTCTGTTGGCACAGGTAAGGGAACCTCCAGATGTTCCCCAGCCCCACACTGTACCCGATAATACTGAGGAAAAACTGCATCTTTCCGCTCCATGCCGCCCTGTTGTCCTCTTTCGTCTCCTGACTGCTCGCAGCATTCTGACCTCCGCTCACCACGATCGTCACGTTCTGGCCAGCCTGACGTTCCTCGTTCAACGGAGCCAGCTCATGCCCATTCCTCGTGTTCTCGTTCTTCACTACCATCCTTCAACTCGCGCTTTCGAATTCCACACGATAAATAGCTTGCCTCTTCAGCGGCTCTTTCCTCTCTCCTTCACGCTCTTTTCTCGCGTTCCCTTTACCACcttcgttcttcttcttcttcttcttctccttcggcCTGCTCCGTTTCTCGTGTGCTCGCGGTCAAGCGATCGCGACGGAGCAACAGCGATGGGGGAAAAATAGTATCGAGAGAGCCAACAACAgttaacaacaacaacaacaacaacaacgatCGACGAAGACTAGGTACGAGAACGAGCCGATGGCAGTTCGACGGAAGGCCCGGTTAGAGGATCTCTCCGGCCAGTCACTCCCTGATTAGAAGAATATCTTGTATAATCAACGTTAGACTCGAATAGTTCGTTACTCCTCTGGTAGAAAAATCCCTCGGGGTAACGTGGAAGGCATGAATGGTGCGAAGTGGAACGCGCCTTGTTCGTCGAACGGCACCCACGCGACCGCGCGCCCTTTTTCCCCACCTCGCGGGCGCCTCGTGTTTCACGGCCGTGAAAGAGTCTTACTGTTCTCGCGATTGCCGATCGACGAAAAGGACCCGAGACAGAGGGGGGACGCGGGGTTGAAATTGACTGCGAGTGGAATCGATACAACGTGGGTGGACGTTGCGAGGATGAATCGTCGCTCGGGGGGACCGTCTAGATAGCCGACGGTTAGATCTGCGGAAGAATCGAAACGGGAGCGACACGTGAGAGCGAGCACGCGAATGGGACGCGACAAAGGGGTGCAAAGGGGTGGTCGAAGAAAGCCGCGTGCACGACCGTTGAAAGGGCTTCCGTTAGCGGGCGCGTGAGCGTTAGTTTGTTTCTCGAGCGGTGCATCGAAGAGTCGCGAGATGGATCGCGGGGGCACGGGGAGGTGGGATCACTCAACGACGACGATTCGAGAGGGTCGAAGGAAGCTCACGTTTCGCGTTGCTGGCACGTCTGTTCCCTGGGAGCATCCCCTCTTTCCTCCTCTTTCGTCTTCCGTAAACGCTGGCGTACCTCTCGGCTCCGTGTGACATAAGCTTCGGGCGAGCTGTAATTCTCGAACCGTAGAAAACCGTGGGCGATCCAGCTGTGGCGGCTAGATCGGCACCGCTCTTGCGTTCACCCAGCTGATCGGGTCGCGTCGATGGGATCGCTCGGCAGGCCGACCAGCGAGCTGACTCCTGCGTGCAAGATCGGAACTAGGGAAACAGAATTATTTCGATCCGACGGTCCGCCGATCGAGCGGTCGTCCCTGGCTGGAACGCGGATAGGAATCGCGTGGACGGTGAACCGACAGACGAGTTTTCGGAGCCATGTAGTTGGATGGTTCTGTGGCCCTCCCTCCTCGCTCGAACGGCTGTTCCTTCAGCTCGCTGCGCGACTTTGACTTTCGCCACTGTTCTTCCCCTTTCGCTCTTCTCGCTTCTGCTTCTCTTTATCTTTCCCTTCTTGTCCTCTACACCCGACACTAGCGGAACGGTCAGGCGTTTCTCGGTGGGCGTGCACGAAGCGGAGTCCGCGCGCGCGAATTCGTTTCTTCGAGGTAGGCTCGTTCCGACTCGGGCTCTCGAGCTGCTGCTTGCTGAAGAGACTCTCTAGTTACGCGCCCCGTGCATACGAACGTCAATATCCGACTGAACCTAACCACCGTTGCGCGGCCGTATGCGCGCGCGCATTCGCGCGCTAGCCCGTGCACGCACGCGAGGGAGCCAACCGACGTAGCGGACCCTGGAGCTTCGGCACGCTACGACAAAGCTCTCCGACGCTTACAATCCCCGATTGGCCGCGGTAATTATGCACATATGGCGCGCACGCTCTTCCTACGCTTGCCCGTGAAGCGGGCCCGCTCGACGCGCTCCAAGAGCGCCCGAGTTTCCACTGGCCGACTTCGTATCGGGGGAGAGAATCGAAAGGACACCAGGACGGGGGTTGGAGGGGGACGGAGTTGGCGCCAATCTATCCCTGTGTGCCCTGAAATATTCCCCGAAACATCGGCGGTCCCTCCTCCAGTCACTTCGCTCTCGCATCTCCTCGCGGAAGCGCGCGTTTGCGCGGGCGCTCCGCGGCTCGCGAGATCGATCTCCCTCAGTTCAGTCCCCGCCATTTTCGTCCTCGAATCAATTACCCTCTGATCTCGACTCACCGCCTGTACCCATCTTGCGATGTACTCTCACCCCGTCCAAGATCCGTGCGGCGTTTCGAGGGCTCTCCCGAAGGGATTACCCGAAAAAATCTCTCTCCGATTGGGACATCGGCGATAGTTCGGCAAGTGCACGTTTCGGTACAGTGCCCGACCCGTTTTGCTCCGTCCCCCAATTCATTTCGCTCAGTTCATTGCCTGTCCTGCCGATCTCTCTGAAATTCGTCGTCCGACGAACTCGAAGCGTGGCGTGTGACGGCAACTGGCACGAAATTTGCACGAGCAGCGGGGCAAGCCACTCGTGCGCGCAGCCGAGCTAGGGTGGCCGTTTATGAGTACCATCATCGTACTCAACAACCGTGTCAAGGGCAGATCATGCCCGAAGCTCTCGCCGAAGAAATcaatttgtttaataaatatccaCCACGCGACGCGAATCGTCCGTGCGCCCGTGTTCGGTGGCGATCGCAATTGCGACACGCGTTAACCTTCGACGGGGCCGATTAATTTTCCCTCGTAGGtatttcgaaaaaacgataCCGCACCGGAACGTGCTGGacggcgcagaagtttcgcttcTCCGCGGTGGCTATCGCTCGACTCCTCGCGGTATATCAAATAAACGCGGACATGCTCGCGCTGGTTAGACGCCCCGCGAGCCGCCACCGTGTATTCCCTCCTGTAGAGCGTCTCACGTCACATCCTCATTCGCGAACTTATTAATAACGAGACATTGTTTACGGGCAATTAATTTCCATCGGTCCGCGGCGGACAGGGCCGCCTGAGGACGACCCCCGGTGCACGGGATGTTCCTAAAGCGATGCCTCGATCGACGTCGAGTCCTCGGGCTTCCCGTTTCCGCGCTCCGATTTAAGCGCAGGCTCGGCTACGTGCACATACATCGGCGCAGGAAAGATGGGAAAGGTCGCGGTGGACCAGTTGCGTGGCCGCCTTGATCACCTGATTTAAATGccctcgagttttcgcatttTTGTGGGGCCACTTGAAATCGATAGTGTATTCTAGGCCAGTGGAGAAGCCTGGGGATTCGCGAGCACCACGTGCGTTCGGACTTCCCGGGCTCGTCGACGCCTCTCCTGCGCACTCGAGATAAAGATTCCGTGCCGGAATTCTGATAACACTGTTTTGGAAGCACTTTGCATTCGTCGCAAGGTGTTGCGCAGGAGGACTCGCGATTGCATAAGTCGTCGGTGGCCGAGCGGGGATCGTGCGTGAAAATTCGACGCGAGCAAGTCCGCGGATGAATTCCGCTTACGACTTGAAACGTGCACGGGATCGGAATGCTGTTGTGACCGATTGTTTTACTTATTCGTGCAGGCTGTTCCGCGACGCGTGGCGCAACTCAAGTGACCCCTGTCGAAAAAGAAAGGAGTCTAAAGTGTCGAACAATATTTCCTACGATTTGCATCACCTCCTAGATACACAGAACGTTCTACAGATCGCTTATGCTCGGTGGTACCCGCAGTTTAAGTCCAATTTCATGCAGGAAGCCCTCCGCCAGGTCGCACGATCCCCTAAGCAAGAACTCTTACAAGTCTCAAGTTCACGTATGCTCCGACTTCCGAGCATCGTACGTTTCCACGATCCCTGCTTGTTTATTCAAGAGAAATCAGAGAAATCGCCTCGTCCAGCGTCGCGGCGCGCTTTTTGGAGGACCCTGTACATCCCCCCCGGAGCCGACTGCTCCGGTTCGCGAGCATCGCGCAATCATCGTCGCGGTATCGGCGGAAACCTGGCCCGATGGATCCAGGCGGTTCCGACTCCTAAAAATAGGCTCCGTACGAGCAGAATGATTTTTACGATCGATTCGAGGGTTCCGAGAGGCAGACGCTCCGGCGACGCGGTTCGAGCGGTCTTACGTAAACGTCAAATAATATTAACGTGGACAACGGGCGGGGAGGGTGAAatgctaatacccgggacaatttggaaagtggaatgcgttgcgtcggtatg
This window contains:
- the LOC143371142 gene encoding sodium-dependent neutral amino acid transporter B(0)AT3 isoform X2, with the protein product MVVKNENTRNGHELAPLNEERQAGQNVTIVVSGGQNAASSQETKEDNRAAWSGKMQFFLSIIGYSVGLGNIWRFPYLCQQNGGGAFLIPFFVMLILEGVPLFLIELGLGQRMRQGALGVWNTIHPWLGGIGIASCIVTFFVALYYNVIITWCFFYLFNSLEEPLPWAKCPEVDGTPVPECAKSSETAYFWYRTTLDAASSIETGQSLKWWIVLCLLLSWVVVFFIVMKGIQSSGKVVYFTSMFPYLVLTIFFIRGITLKGAGAGLAHMYTPKIEKLLEPTVWLDAATQVFYSFGLAFGSLIAFGSYNTPDNHCVRDVILVSGCNAFTAVYASVVIFAILGFKATTKVDKCLASNKDLLLEVGLIQHENISMDEYKNVVNSLNETAYNITLETCSLSKELDNAAEGTGLAFIVFTQAIVELPGAPFWSCIFFLMLLALGLGSQIGILEGMLCVIFDIDLFKRIKKQYITGVVCTVCFFVGLIFCTGAGEYWLKMFDSFAGTIGLVMVALMEMISVVFIYGHEKFTKDIEEMTGYKPGLYWQVTWRFLAPIIMVCILVSSIVSMIIKKPTYSAWDPVLAKFVILDYPSWVLAIAVVIICAGIAPIPIVFLLRRFQCVKLDVDIHQGSIRRIDTTVSTKEMMGDVDMDEYHDRLEDFPEEDEDINSDDDNNSAPPITKIVPNKLQGKSFKMEVIDF
- the LOC143371142 gene encoding sodium-dependent neutral amino acid transporter B(0)AT3 isoform X1; translation: MVVKNENTRNGHELAPLNEERQAGQNVTIVVSGGQNAASSQETKEDNRAAWSGKMQFFLSIIGYSVGLGNIWRFPYLCQQNGGGAFLIPFFVMLILEGVPLFLIELGLGQRMRQGALGVWNTIHPWLGGIGIASCIVTFFVALYYNVIITWCFFYLFNSLEAVTIKFGEPLPWAKCPEVDGTPVPECAKSSETAYFWYRTTLDAASSIETGQSLKWWIVLCLLLSWVVVFFIVMKGIQSSGKVVYFTSMFPYLVLTIFFIRGITLKGAGAGLAHMYTPKIEKLLEPTVWLDAATQVFYSFGLAFGSLIAFGSYNTPDNHCVRDVILVSGCNAFTAVYASVVIFAILGFKATTKVDKCLASNKDLLLEVGLIQHENISMDEYKNVVNSLNETAYNITLETCSLSKELDNAAEGTGLAFIVFTQAIVELPGAPFWSCIFFLMLLALGLGSQIGILEGMLCVIFDIDLFKRIKKQYITGVVCTVCFFVGLIFCTGAGEYWLKMFDSFAGTIGLVMVALMEMISVVFIYGHEKFTKDIEEMTGYKPGLYWQVTWRFLAPIIMVCILVSSIVSMIIKKPTYSAWDPVLAKFVILDYPSWVLAIAVVIICAGIAPIPIVFLLRRFQCVKLDVDIHQGSIRRIDTTVSTKEMMGDVDMDEYHDRLEDFPEEDEDINSDDDNNSAPPITKIVPNKLQGKSFKMEVIDF
- the LOC143371142 gene encoding sodium-dependent neutral amino acid transporter B(0)AT2 isoform X3; this translates as MERKDAVFPQYYRVQCGAGEHLEVPLPVPTERRRCLSHPVFRHANPRGCTPVSDRAGSRSTYAAGRPWSMEHDTPLARRYRHSVLHRHLLRRPLLQRHHHLVLLLPVQLAGGALTLGEVPGSGRHAGTGVREKFRDCLFLVQDDAGRCLVDRNRPEPQVVDRPLSVAQLGGGLLHRDEGDTVVGEGAGAGLAHMYTPKIEKLLEPTVWLDAATQVFYSFGLAFGSLIAFGSYNTPDNHCVRDVILVSGCNAFTAVYASVVIFAILGFKATTKVDKCLASNKDLLLEVGLIQHENISMDEYKNVVNSLNETAYNITLETCSLSKELDNAAEGTGLAFIVFTQAIVELPGAPFWSCIFFLMLLALGLGSQIGILEGMLCVIFDIDLFKRIKKQYITGVVCTVCFFVGLIFCTGAGEYWLKMFDSFAGTIGLVMVALMEMISVVFIYGHEKFTKDIEEMTGYKPGLYWQVTWRFLAPIIMVCILVSSIVSMIIKKPTYSAWDPVLAKFVILDYPSWVLAIAVVIICAGIAPIPIVFLLRRFQCVKLDVDIHQGSIRRIDTTVSTKEMMGDVDMDEYHDRLEDFPEEDEDINSDDDNNSAPPITKIVPNKLQGKSFKMEVIDF